The genomic stretch NNNNNNNNNNNNNNNNNNNNNNNNNNNNNNNNNNNNNNNNNNNNNNNNNNNNNNNNNNNNNNNNNNNNNNNNNNNNNNNNNNNNNNNNNNNNNNNNNNNNNNNNNNNNNNNNNNNNNNNNNNNNNNNNNNNNNNNNNNNNNNNNNNNNNNNNNNNNNNNNNNNNNNNNNNNNNNNNNNNNNNNNNNNNNNNNNNNNNNNNNNNNNNNNNNNNNNNNNNNNNNNNNNNNNNNNNNNNNNNNNNNNNNNNNNNNNNNNNNNNNNNNNNNNNNNNNNNNNNNNNNNNNNNNNNNNNNNNNNNNNNNNNNNNNNNNNNNNNNNNNNNNNNNNNNNNNNNNNNNNNNNNNNNNNNNNNNNNNNNNNNNNNNNNNNNNNNNNNNNNNNNNNNNNNNNNNNNNNNNNNNNNNNNNNNNNNNNNNNNNNNNNNNNNNNNNNNNNNNNNNNNNNNNNNNNNNNNNNNNNNNNNNNNNNNNNNNNNNNNNNNNNNNNNNNNNNNNNNNNNNNNNNNNNNNNNNNNNNNNNNNNNNNNNNNNNNNNNNNNNNNNNNNNNNNNNNNNNNNNNNNNNNNNNNNNNNNNNNNNNNNNNNNNNNNNNNNNNNNNNNNNNNNNNNNNNNNNNNNNNNNNNNNNNNNNNNNNNNNNNNNNNNNNNNNNNNNNNNNNNNNNNNNNNNNNNNNNNNNNNNNNNNNNNNNNNNNNNNNNNNNNNNNNNNNNNNNNNNNNNNNNNNNNNNNNNNNNNNNNNNNNNNNNNNNNNNNNNNNNNNNNNNNNNNNNNNNNNNNNNNNNNNNNNNNNNNNNNNNNNNNNNNNNNNNNNNNNNNNNNNNNNNNNNNNNNNNNNNNNNNNNNNNNNNNNNNNNNNNNNNNNNNNNNNNNNNNNNNNNNNNNNNNNNNNNNNNNNNNNNNNNNNNNNNNNNNNNNNNNNNNNNNNNNNNNNNNNNNNNNNNNNNNNNNNNNNNNNNNNNNNNNNNNNNNNNNNNNNNNNNNNNNNNNNNNNNNNNNNNNNNNNNNNNNNNNNNNNNNNNNNNNNNNNNNNNNNNNNNNNNNNNNNNNNNNNNNNNNNNNNNNNNNNNNNNNNNNNNNNNNNNNNNNNNNNNNNNNNNNNNNNNNNNNNNNNNNNNNNNNNNNNNNNNNNNNNNNNNNNNNNNNNNNNNNNNNNNNNNNNNNNNNNNNNNNNNNNNNNNNNNNNNNNNNNGAAGAAGACCGCGATATTTTTAGCTCTTTGGAGGTGGAAAAACGGTCGGTAAAGACAGCGAAGATATTCTTCCTGCCTTTCTTGTTTGTAATCTACTCTTATTTGGGTACTACTGTTGTTAGCTGGACTTTTGCTTCTATTCTGAATGGTAAGAGAGACTGTAGAAAGCTTTATTTCATAGTTatctccatcatcatcatcgtcatgttAGCCCTAAGACGTTCCCCGTAGACCTCCTgctgcttcggttgaaagcaaCTGGAGATATCCTCAGAATTGgcagtttttaattttgtccaCTAATGAATGGTGAGTTATAGAGAGGGTAGGTCGAAACGAAATTATTGGCTGATCAATATTACCTTCTCTTTATTGGATTTTCTGAAGAAGCAAGATCATCAACTAACTCAGCACATTAGCAAGCTAAAATGACAATAGTAATAGCAGATTGTTTTTTACGTGCAGACTGcaaattatctccataccaaattacatctaAACCGGTTTAGTGATtcaagcgtgaagaagtaacagtaATACCTCtaagtaataagtaaatttataatattagtaaggatctCTAAATTCATAAGCCACGATGTATAAGACTGAAAGCTATTAAACGAAATATTTGAATCTAGTCGGACTGTAGGCTGGCTCATAACCGTGAGTCAGTTATTCTTTACGTTTAACCTTCCTCGTGTTGCAGGCACACCCATCCAGACCCAGGTAATCTACTTCCCCACGCCAGCCCACACCGGTTTCCCTTATAACCTCCTACGCCTCTTCATCATTGGCCACTGGTGGCTGCATGCCACAATGATGACCACCTCCGATTGCCTTTGCTCTTTGCCCATCTTCTTCGTAGCGGCTAAGTTCAAGCAAGTCCAGATGTACTTCGAAAATCTGGAGTTATGGATCTAGAGCATTGAGTGGTGAAGACTTTAAAAAGGCGGTTATTGATGGGATCAAGCTTCACCGTAATGCTTTGTGGTGAGAGTAAATTTAAGGAGACTCTTTGTCACTGGTAACGCCATCTACTGTTTATGTGTAGTACTTGCTAGCTTCAAGACAGggaatttgaaattatttattcgatgatgagggctaaaagacaggtgaaatatcgctagctggcgttagtatcgtaagggttttttgacgttacggtgtTGCTTGCattgattggctcatttagttattggCCAATTGGAAGCAAGACCGTGACGTCAAAAACACCAATCTTTTGCCTGTCTTTTAGCTCTCATTGGACTAAGCATGGTTCAGCTGAAACTTGTATATGGCACTACCTGAAACACAGGATAAAACGTAAACTACGGTATTACAATATGAGTCTATGAGATGAAGCCCTTTTCGAAATGCgcggtataaataaaaatagaaatacaatattaatatttacttatattttgaacTCTTTAGGTGTGCAGCAACATCCAGTCTGCAATGGGAACTTTATACGGCATTCAGATCTTACAAACTGTTATTTTGGGCGGCATATCCCTATGCCAACTTGCCGTAAGTATATCAGTACCTATCACAATCTTAAGATGCTGAGAAATTCAGCACCACTCTTCACTcgtgctgttttttttttgttgagtcGCCTTAAGAGCCAAAGACATTAGGTCCTTGtttttgttaattgttttagtttttttttattatttaatataactaATATAAGGTGTTTGCGCCATCATGCGCGATATACCCACATACAAGTATAAACGTTTTCTGCTACCAGTCgaacttattatattaaattaagtacTAGCACTTACTGACTACTATTGAATGTCCTCTGATCAGTTTACACACGCCGTCGTGTGTCCGAGTTGTCCAGTCCGTTCACTCACGCATATATTCAGTGCGACACGCCCGTGCCGTGTGTTGCTTACGTTTATTAGCCTAAACACCACCCAGTGACGTCACGCCCCAAACTAAATGGGATTTCTCCCTTAATTATGAGTTTTCACTGAACACTGTCACCAACCATAGGACCACTATATTTTGACGAGACCAGTACACTACTGTTCTAATCCTTTTAAATTACCGCGCTAAGCGGTTAATTAACACTTAATCATTAAGTTTACATCCACAATACAAACACTCAAACCTTGGGCAGTTTAACACCGATTTTATAACAAACAAAACTAATCGTTTTCGCCATAAAACATGTaaggctgcgcgcgcgcatcaCAACAGACTCGCCTGTGACACGGGCCACACCCGCTAGCGCGCACTCACCCGCAATCtcgctaaaaaaaacaatatgaccGACGGCAGCGCACCGGCCTCACTGCCCGGGTGCCTTACGATTACGTAAAGAACAGTATGGTGAATCTTTTGTCAACATCCCCCCGTCCCGGTCTGAGGAGCAGACCGCTAGCTTATTCTACGGGAAGGCGAGAGAGAGACGCCACGGCTCTCCGCAAAACCGAACCCTCGACCAACACCTCAGCCACACGCGGAGTTCCATCTCCACCAAAAATCAAACGCAAAATGCGACCTCGTCGCCAAAGCAATGATGGCAGATTTGCCTCTTTCAATAATACTAAATCTCCTTCCTTGGGAGGCTCAGTCCTGTCTGTCCACTTCACTCTCTGTTGTAATAAATGCAAATATTCAAGAGACCAGCGACTCCAAAAGTTCTGGCTCATTTGCTGTAACATTTGAAAGCGCGACAACCGATATACACGTTCATCCTTCCACGGGTATTCGGGCAGGGCGGTCAGGGGCCCCCCCACCAAAAAATGACCAGGAGTGAGGACTTCCAAATCATTTGGATCCTGAGATAGTGGACAGAGAGGACGAGAGTTGAGGACCGCCTCAACCTTACAAAATACAGTAGCTAGCTCTTCAAACGTTAGAGCTGTTTCTCCGATAATGCGGCGGAGGTGGGTCTTTGCTGATTTCACAGCAGCCTCAAAAATCCCTCCCCAATGAGGGCAATTTGGGGGACTGAACCGCCAAGTTACCCCCTTTTGGGCAGCAATTTGACTTAAACTATTACAATTCCTGTCAATAAATTCACAAACATCCTTAAGATAATTTACAGTCCCCTTATAATTTGAGCCGTTGTCGGAGCGAATAAGTGACGGTAGACCTCTACGCGACACGAAACGATCTAACGCAGCGACGAAGGCTTCAGTTGTCAAAGCGGATACCACCTCCAAGTGGACAGCCTTGCTcgccaaacaaacaaatacacacaAGTACCCTTTTACAATCCGGGCATTCCGAAAGTTGGTTGTCTTGATCGAAAAGGGCCCGGCAAAATCCGTTGCCGTTCCATCAAACGGTCTTGACCTTGAAGGTCGAATTCTATCCGCTGGTAAATCGCCCATTTGCGGCTGCATAGTGGCCGCCTTTACTCTATAACATGAGATGCATCGAAACAAGACACTTCGGATCGCTCTCCGGGCAGACAAAATCCAAAATTCTCGTTGCAAAATGGCCAACAACGCATTGCAACCTGCATGAGCGTTGCGGACGTGTCGATCTGACACCAAGAGCTGCACCAAGGCTCCGCCTTTGGGCAGCATCAAAGGATGGCGGCTCTCAAACGGAAGGTCCGCCTTCCGGAGCCGGCCTCCAACCCGAAGAAGCCCATCAGAGTCGATGAACGGGTTCAAACGAGCGACCGCGCCTTTCAGCTTAGCGCGTCCCTCGCGCAAAATACGAAACTCTAACTCAAAGCGTGCGGTCTGCACGGTACGAACCCAGTGCAACAATGCGCTCCGGCGCTCATCTGCACTTGCAACAGGTTCCAAACGCTTTGCCTGTGGGTTACGACAGTTATGAATGAAGCGCCTGATCCAACTGGTAACACCCAAAAGCTTCTCCAAACTGCTATACCGAGCAAGTAACCAATCCGGCTCTGAAGTCGACTCAGTGACCACGGTATGCACACGCAAACCAGGTAAAGTCTGTGCTGAAGCGTCCATCTGACAAACAGGCCAGGAGGTTTCTGAACCCATCAGCCACTCTGGTCCCCACCAGAGCGGGTGAGACGTCAACTCTGGAGCCGTACACCCTCGGGAAGCACAGTCCGCTGGGTTAAGCTCCCCCGGTACGTGTCTCCAAATTATATCAATTCCAATGTTCTGGATTTGGGAAACCCGATTTCCCACGAAAACCTCCAAGGTATGTGGGGCCGCACGCAACCAGGCAAGCGCGACCTGACTATCCGACCAGGCGAAGATATTCTGTATCTCGACCGTGGCTGCAAACTCATGAGCAACGTGACTCAACAGTTTAGAAAGAAGATGAGCCCCGCTCAACTCAAGTTTAGGGATAGTTAGCCTAGTCCTAATCGGAGCAACCTTGCTCTTTGCTAACAAAAGCGAGACACTGACCCGGCCCTCGGTGTCAACTGTCCGCAGATATACAGACGCGGCGTAGCCGCGCTCCGACGCGTCGCAGAAACCATGAAGGCTGGCCTGATACCTTCCGGGCGGCAATATTCGACGAGGCAGGGCAATCCGATTGACCTCCTCAATCGATGAGATCAGCTCGAGCCACCCATCCAACGGAGGCCCGATCAGCGGCTCGTCCCACGAGACGCCCAAAGTCCAAAGTCGCTGGAGAAGACACTTCGCAGAAAATATCACTGGGCTTAACCAGCCGTTTGGGTCAAACATGCGAGCTATCATGGACAACACCGTTCTCTTGGTCCATGCCTTTGATACTTCCAAGTCCACTTGGAAGGTAAATATATCCTTTAGCGGCTGGTACTGCATGCCCAGCACCGCAATCCTGTTGGGATCATCCACATCCTCAAACAGGTGAGGGTTCTGTTGGTGATCCTCCGGGATCCCTTCTAGAACTTTAGGCTCATTGGACAACCATTTACGCAATTCATATCCGCCTGCCCTTAGGATTGCAATCAATTCATCCCGCAGTAAGAGGGCCTCCTCGATACTTTGGGCTCCGGTGCAGACATCATCTACATAAAGGTCACGTGACAACACGGAAGCCCCACGGGGGAAGCGGGTCCGGTCCCGTTCTGCCAATTCAAGCAACGATCGGATGGCGATGTAGGGGCTGGACTTCAATCCATAAGTATTTGTGTTCAGTTCATACACCGTCACAGGATCCTCAGGGCGCTCACGCCAGAGTATCAACTGGAATCGCCTGTCCTCAGGATGTATGATTGTCTGGCGAAACATCATCCGGATGTCCGCTCCAAAGACCACCTGATGTCTTCTAAAGTTCAGGATGATATCAATTATGCCTCTGTGCAACTTGGGACCGGAATGCAAACACTGATTTAATGAGACCCCGTTCGAGGTGGGTGCCGACCCATCAAATACGGTCCTCAATTTGCCTGTTGAGGCCTTCACCACTGCATGGTGGGGCAAGAAATAATGCTCAGTTGAGCTCCAATCAACTCGAGCCGGAGACATGTGACCCAAGTCCTCGTACTCGCGCAtgaaatctatatattttttacgaagTACGGGGTCACGCTGCATACGCCGCTCCATGGAAAGTAGTCGTTTCTCCGCAAGTGCCCTACTTTGCCCGAGGCTAGGACGAGAAGCAACAAAGGGCAACCTAGTTACAAACCGACCGGAGGACAACCTCTCGGTGTTCGATTGATAAAAGGCCTCGCACTCTGCGTGGTCAGGATCCATCCTAGGGACCATAGGTGGTTCCTCCACCTCCCAAAACCTTTGCATGGTCTTGGCCAAAGATGCAGTCGCGATAACCGTCGGCTCCTTCATGGAGTCGTTCTCAAACACAGGGCCCATCAGGGCAAAACCAAAAATGGTGGATACTGCCAACATTGAAGACGAACCCAGAGCCTTCCGGGTGCCCAACAAAATCCAACCTAAAACGTCCGAGCCCAGGAGCAGGTCTACTGGGCCGGGATGAAAAACAAAGGGGTCGGCCAAATCCAAACCTGAAACCAAAGACAACACGGCCGGCGGTATGTCTGTAGAGGGCTGCCAACCTGCAATGGTATCCATTACCAGCGCTGAAGTCGTGATCCTCATTGTGGAGGACTGCAGCGAAGAAAACGTGACAAGTGTCTGTCCCGTCAGACACTTCACCTGTATACCACCAACTCCAAGAAGTGGCACAGGTGAGTCCTCCACGGCTAAGCCTAACTGATGTGCCACTCGAGTGGTGACCAAACTTTTCTGAGCCCCTGAGTCTAACATGGCCCTTACAGTAATAGATTTTCCCCCACTACCCCATATGCGGACCGCCGCGGTAGGGAGCAGAACCGTCCGCGGTTCTGTCCCACTGTGGGAGCAGACTAGTTATGGGTTCCCCCTTGGCTCCAAGCCAGGGGAATACGATTGACCAGGATAGTACGGTGGGCGAGTGCACATCCCCATGTAAGGGGGCGCATAACCCGCGGCCCTGCCGTACCTAGCATACGGCGGATGGTACTCCAGCCGTGGGGGCGGTGAAAACCGCCGTGGCTCCGTTTGGCGAGTAGTAGGAGCCGGGGCGGAGGGAGGTGTCCCACCTCTCACTTCCGCTTTAGGGCCCCCGCCCATGGGAGCCCAATCCGGGGCCTGGCCAGCCACATACTGGCCATGCATTGGAGGCGCGGGGTCCCGGACTGCCGAGGCCCGTGCAGGCACACGACCCCCTCCCAAGGGGGGTGCGACGAGCGAAGCCACGTCCTCCGTCCGACGGTGGAGAGCTTCGCGCAGGAGCACCCCCGCCCATAGGGGGCCCCTGCCTCATTACCGGGGAGCCAGCCCCGCTTCGATTCATGCAGAGCAGCTCGTGGTGCTGCCCACGGCATGCACTGCATGGCTTGACTCTGCGGCAGTCACGTGCATAGTGACTGCCCAGGCAATAAAAGCAAAGTTCATGCCGCTTCACCATGCGGCGCCTGTCCACTACTGGCAGCCTCTGCCAGTCCCTGCATTGCAGCAGGCCGTGACCCATTTGACCACACTGCAGGCAGTCCGCGTCCCTCGCAACTGCCGCTGTATGGACGAACCGCGCACCAGCTCCACGCGGTGACGGTGGTTGTGCCTGTTTAGGCTTCCCTCGCCATGAGAGTCCCGGGGCCTGCGTTCTGGCGCCCCAGACGACGTTGGTTCCGTCATGGAACTCTCTGCAGCCCTAGCCTCAAACTCTAAGAACTTTACTAAATCCGTGAAAGTAGGTAGGGTGGTACTGTCCCGTTCAGCATTCTCGCGCTCAAAGCGCGAGCGTATGTCATTAGGCAATTTGCCCAGCAAAATATGCACCAATAAAAAGGACCACTGGTCCACCGGCAGCCCTAAAGTGCGGAGCGCGTTACAGGCCACTGTAACGGGCGTGAGCAGATTTAGGCGCAGCTGTGCCCGGTTTGCCACCTTAGGCAGGGCCAATAACTGCGCGGCATGTGCGTCGGCCAATAAACGCACATTTTGATAACGGGTGTTCAACAACTCCCAAGCTGTGTCGTATTGTTCGTCCTCTACCCGGAGGTGCTGGATGAGTGACCGCGCTTCATCCTCCAGGGTGGAGAGGAGATATGCCATCCTTTGGGCCTTCGATAGGTCTTGCCTGGAATCGACCAACGACTCGAACATATTTTTAAAGGCCACCCATTCCTCCATTTTACCCCCAAAATGAGTCAGCTGCAGAGTGGGGAGCCGACCAGTGACACCTGGTCCGTCCGATCCACCGGACGTGCGAGGGCAGGGCCGCCCGTCTGCCTCGCTTTGATTCTGGCAGCGGCCTCCACGATGTCATCGTTGTAAGTCATGATTTGTTGGTAATCATTGAGGAGACCTGTCAAAACCTCGTCTTCTAAAGTAACTTCATCGAGCGCCGCCATGGCCACCTCGACGTTTGCTATACGTGTACGGAGCTGCTCCGCTCGGTCAAGTATAGCTGCGTCCTTGTCCTTCCTGGACAGGAGCGCCCCAGCCGTTGCAAACCACCTCAATTCATTGGCGATAGTCGCCTTCGCACTTGGAATAGATTTCGTCGCCATTGCGTTAGAgcccaaacaaattaaaaccaATTTACCCTTTAAAACAACCGAATGTTCGGCTCCAACAATGGCTCAAAAGGGGAAAccctaatttaaataatacaaacaaatttaaacaaacaatgcttaacaaacaaacaagtaaaaaaaaaataggcccaaaattaaaaatttgccaaaaagtaattttatcccCAAATTCTACTGAAAATGATGGTCACCCTACCTATTATTTAACTTTACTTtcatacaataattattataatatttaaatgtaacttTCAAACAcaaacaatttataatatttaaatttaactttcaaacaaacaatttataatatttaagctTAGCTTTCAAACTCAAACAATATATAGTAGGAAAGTCTACAAGTAGTATATAACCATTATAACTACTAATGGGCCCTTCAGAGTTACGCTATTaaccacgctctgctaccaGCTTTTGTTTGCGCCATCATGCGCGATATACCCACATACAAGTATAAACGTTTTCTGCTACCAGTCgaacttattatattaaattaagtacTAGCACTTACTGACTACTATTGAATGTCCTCTGATCAGTTTACACACGCCGTCGTGTGTCCGAGTTGTCCAGTCCGTTCACTCACGCATATATTCAGTGCGACACGCCCGTGCCGTGTGTTGCTTACGTTTATTAGCCTAAACACCACCCAGTGACGTCACGCCCCAAACTAAATGGGATTTCTCCCTTAATTATGAGTTTTCACTGAACACTGTCACCAACCATAGGACCACTATATTTTGACGAGACCAGTACACTACTGTTCTAATCCTTTTAAATTACCGCGCTAAGCGGTTAATTAACACTTAATCATTAAGTTTACATCCACAATACAAACACTCAAACCTTGGGCAGTTTAACACCGATTTTATAACAAACAAAACTAATCGTTTTCGCCATAAAACATGTaaggctgcgcgcgcgcatcaCAACAGACTCGCCTGTGACACGGGCCACACCCGCTAGCGCGCACTCACCCGCAATCtcgctaaaaaaaacaatatgaccGACGGCAGCGCACCGGCCTCACTGCCCGGGTGCCTTACGATTACGTAAAGAACAGTATGGTGAATCTTTTGTCAACATAAGGTGCTTTATACGAGATGCATGCGTGTACCTAGTCGAGAAAAATCAAATATGGACGACAGGGCAGGGATTTTTCCCGGTTAAAAACTCAGCTGAACGTCCCCAACTCCCTAGGGCTTTCTACGGGGAGGAGAGGGTTGGGGGGTTTCTTATACCACCACAGAGTCTTGCTTCAGCTATTCGCTGGAAAGCCGGGAGGAGAGCGTGCATTCTCCCGTTGGGCTCTGTGGGGTGCTTAGGTCAGTCTTTTTTTGTTGGTCTCCATTGGTTTCTTTCCTTGGCCGACCCTGCCCTTTTCTATACAATTTTAAAGTTTTGATTGAAGAATATCCAAATGCTCAAATGTTGAGAATTCAGAAAATCTCAATTTTCTGACGTACCTATGCATTTACTTAAAACTAAGAGCTACCTTCTTATGCTCTGGTGGATTGGAGATCTTTTTAAACCACTGATGTGAGATGGTCagatttgtttaattaaacaattGTAAGATTAATT from Choristoneura fumiferana chromosome 24, NRCan_CFum_1, whole genome shotgun sequence encodes the following:
- the LOC141441987 gene encoding uncharacterized protein; the protein is MRITTSALVMDTIAGWQPSTDIPPAVLSLVSGLDLADPFVFHPGPVDLLLGSDVLGWILLGTRKALGSSSMLAVSTIFGFALMGPVFENDSMKEPTVIATASLAKTMQRFWEVEEPPMVPRMDPDHAECEAFYQSNTERLSSGRFVTRLPFVASRPSLGQSRALAEKRLLSMERRMQRDPVLRKKYIDFMREYEDLGHMSPARVDWSSTEHYFLPHHAVVKASTGKLRTVFDGSAPTSNGVSLNQCLHSGPKLHRGIIDIILNFRRHQVVFGADIRMMFRQTIIHPEDRRFQLILWRERPEDPVTVYELNTNTYGLKSSPYIAIRSLLELAERDRTRFPRGASVLSRDLYVDDVCTGAQSIEEALLLRDELIAILRAGGYELRKWLSNEPKVLEGIPEDHQQNPHLFEDVDDPNRIAVLGMQYQPLKDIFTFQVDLEVSKAWTKRTVLSMIARMFDPNGWLSPVIFSAKCLLQRLWTLGVSWDEPLIGPPLDGWLELISSIEEVNRIALPRRILPPGRYQASLHGFCDASERGYAASVYLRTVDTEGRVVPYTSFS